One stretch of uncultured Desulfovibrio sp. DNA includes these proteins:
- a CDS encoding 4Fe-4S binding protein — translation MLRIVRIILAALCFAAICLLFVDVSGLFAPSLAFMAKVQLVPAVLAGSLGVLAGITLLTLVFGRIYCSALCPLGVVQDIIGARAGKYRFRYSSPRSLLRLAFLGIFVFSLLAGVPLVFSLLEPYSAFGRMAADLLAPLWATGSNAFAWVSERAGNYDVAPTLVWQKGLAALAAAAVTLAVVGVLSWRSGRLWCNTICPVGTVLGFLSRFSLFQPRINESACKKCGLCEKACKASCIDAEAGSVDASRCVTCFNCVGVCRHGAVSYAPRLSKGHAEEHTQAQATAPAETAAQDKHNGARRSVLAALVGIAVPGLAFGRSASAIPALTRRQSPERQTAIVPPGAQSAQELGARCTGCQLCVSACPNQVLRASDIGSGMLRPALSFERGYCRVNCVTCSEVCPAGAIRPITPAVKSSMQIGRAVVALESCITVTDKVACTACAKICPPRVINLVGPDDAPKKPVVDAERCTGCGACEYVCPARPFAAIHVEGVAEQRRI, via the coding sequence ATGTTACGGATCGTTCGCATCATACTGGCCGCGCTCTGTTTTGCTGCAATCTGCCTGCTGTTTGTGGATGTGAGCGGGCTGTTTGCGCCATCGCTTGCCTTTATGGCAAAGGTGCAGCTTGTGCCTGCGGTGCTGGCTGGCAGCCTTGGCGTTTTGGCGGGCATAACCCTCCTGACACTGGTTTTCGGCAGGATTTATTGCTCCGCCTTGTGCCCGCTTGGTGTGGTGCAGGACATTATCGGCGCAAGGGCGGGCAAGTACCGCTTCCGCTACTCCTCCCCGCGTAGCCTGCTGCGGCTGGCATTTCTTGGCATTTTTGTATTTTCCCTGCTGGCGGGCGTGCCGCTGGTTTTTTCGCTGCTTGAACCATACAGCGCCTTTGGCCGTATGGCGGCTGATCTGCTGGCCCCCCTTTGGGCAACGGGCAGCAACGCGTTTGCCTGGGTCTCGGAACGGGCGGGAAACTATGATGTCGCCCCCACACTGGTATGGCAGAAAGGTTTGGCAGCACTGGCAGCAGCGGCTGTCACTCTTGCCGTGGTTGGGGTCTTGTCATGGCGCTCCGGGCGGCTGTGGTGCAATACCATCTGCCCTGTGGGAACTGTTCTGGGATTTTTGAGCCGGTTTTCGCTGTTCCAGCCCCGCATAAACGAAAGCGCTTGTAAAAAGTGCGGCCTGTGCGAAAAGGCCTGCAAGGCATCCTGTATTGACGCAGAAGCCGGAAGCGTTGACGCAAGCCGTTGCGTGACCTGTTTCAATTGCGTGGGAGTGTGCCGTCACGGGGCCGTCAGCTATGCCCCCAGATTGTCAAAAGGACATGCTGAGGAGCACACACAGGCGCAGGCTACAGCTCCTGCGGAAACAGCGGCACAGGACAAACACAACGGTGCACGTCGCAGCGTGCTTGCGGCACTGGTTGGCATTGCCGTACCCGGGCTTGCCTTTGGCAGAAGCGCTTCGGCCATTCCGGCGCTTACCCGCAGGCAGAGCCCTGAGCGGCAAACGGCCATTGTGCCGCCGGGCGCGCAGTCCGCGCAGGAGCTTGGCGCGCGCTGCACCGGGTGTCAGCTCTGTGTTTCTGCCTGTCCCAATCAGGTGTTGCGGGCATCGGATATCGGCAGCGGCATGCTGCGCCCAGCGCTTTCTTTTGAGCGGGGCTACTGCCGCGTCAACTGCGTGACCTGTTCGGAAGTCTGCCCCGCAGGGGCCATACGGCCCATTACCCCGGCAGTAAAAAGTTCCATGCAGATCGGACGGGCCGTTGTTGCCCTTGAGAGCTGCATAACCGTGACGGACAAAGTAGCCTGCACTGCCTGCGCCAAGATATGCCCGCCACGGGTGATAAATCTGGTGGGGCCGGATGATGCCCCCAAAAAGCCGGTTGTAGATGCGGAGCGCTGCACTG
- the larB gene encoding nickel pincer cofactor biosynthesis protein LarB yields MSGGSLEKLLTDIRDGSLSVADGMNLLRESSVLDLGHTKFDLQRPARNGFPEVIYGEGKTPEQVGEIFLRVGDRSNVLATRVSAEMAAHVQSVCPNAEYNSLGRALTLVVKPIAWKQGEVAIVTAGTSDLPVAEEARETCRMLGVRAKILADVGVAGIHRLINNLPEVLAARAVIVIAGMEGALASVVGGLVPQPVVAVPTSVGYGASFAGLSALLGMLTSCASGVTVTNIDNGFGAACAACRMINACENNNKT; encoded by the coding sequence ATGTCAGGTGGTTCACTGGAAAAGCTGCTCACAGATATCAGGGACGGAAGCCTCTCTGTTGCCGATGGCATGAATCTGCTGCGCGAGAGTTCTGTGCTTGACCTTGGGCACACCAAGTTTGATTTGCAGCGCCCGGCGCGTAATGGCTTTCCTGAGGTCATTTACGGCGAAGGCAAAACCCCTGAGCAGGTGGGCGAAATATTCCTCCGCGTGGGCGACCGCAGCAATGTGCTGGCCACAAGGGTTTCGGCAGAAATGGCCGCCCATGTGCAGTCCGTATGCCCCAATGCTGAATATAATTCTCTTGGGCGAGCCCTCACGCTGGTCGTTAAACCCATTGCCTGGAAGCAGGGCGAAGTTGCCATTGTCACTGCGGGCACCTCAGACCTGCCCGTGGCGGAAGAAGCCCGTGAAACCTGCCGCATGCTTGGCGTGCGCGCCAAAATTCTTGCTGATGTGGGCGTGGCTGGCATCCACCGCCTGATCAACAACTTGCCAGAGGTGCTTGCCGCCCGCGCCGTTATTGTGATTGCGGGCATGGAGGGAGCACTGGCGAGCGTGGTCGGCGGTCTGGTGCCCCAACCCGTTGTGGCGGTTCCCACCTCTGTGGGCTATGGGGCCTCGTTTGCGGGGCTGTCCGCCTTGCTTGGCATGCTCACCTCCTGCGCCAGCGGCGTCACTGTAACCAATATCGACAACGGCTTCGGCGCTGCCTGCGCCGCCTGCCGCATGATCAATGCCTGCGAGAACAACAACAAAACCTAA
- a CDS encoding MoxR family ATPase has protein sequence MTPSQVISALQTLTSIHQPVFLWGAPGVGKSQIVSQVAAMRGMALRDIRAVLLDPVDLRGLPRLTDAGTAVWCPPAFLPGPDDPPQGILFLDELNAAPPLVQAACYQLILDRAIGEYRLPDGWSIVAAGNREKDKAVSYRMPSALANRMVHLEFDASLDDWLAWAQGAGIRREVCAFLRFRPRLLHDFDPQRMEKAFASPRSWEFVSCMLEAAPAREVEYELFQGTVGPAAAAEFMGFLSVWRELPTVDSILAQPDAATVPQEPAALYATCEALSLRAAEDTMDALTTYAERLPAEFSVLLMRDAVCQNTDVVNTPAFNRWAEKNAEVLL, from the coding sequence ATGACGCCTTCACAGGTTATTTCCGCTTTGCAGACCCTCACCAGCATTCATCAGCCCGTATTTCTGTGGGGCGCGCCGGGCGTGGGCAAAAGCCAGATAGTGTCCCAGGTCGCCGCCATGCGGGGCATGGCCCTGCGCGATATCCGCGCCGTGCTGCTTGATCCCGTTGATCTGCGAGGCTTGCCGCGCCTTACAGATGCGGGAACCGCCGTATGGTGCCCGCCAGCCTTTTTGCCGGGCCCGGACGACCCGCCGCAAGGCATACTCTTTCTTGACGAACTCAACGCCGCCCCGCCGCTGGTGCAGGCGGCCTGTTACCAGCTCATACTCGACAGAGCCATTGGCGAATACCGCCTGCCGGATGGCTGGTCCATTGTTGCGGCTGGCAATCGGGAAAAGGACAAGGCCGTCTCGTACCGCATGCCTTCTGCTCTGGCTAACCGCATGGTGCATCTGGAGTTTGACGCCAGCCTTGACGACTGGCTCGCCTGGGCGCAGGGAGCGGGCATTCGACGCGAGGTCTGCGCGTTTTTGCGTTTTCGCCCCCGCTTGCTGCACGATTTTGACCCGCAACGCATGGAAAAAGCCTTTGCCTCGCCCCGCTCGTGGGAATTTGTTTCGTGCATGCTGGAGGCCGCACCCGCCCGCGAGGTGGAGTACGAGTTGTTTCAAGGCACGGTCGGCCCCGCAGCCGCAGCGGAGTTCATGGGTTTTCTCTCTGTATGGCGCGAGCTGCCCACGGTGGATTCCATCCTGGCGCAACCGGATGCCGCAACCGTGCCGCAGGAGCCAGCCGCCCTGTACGCCACATGCGAGGCCCTGAGCCTGCGCGCGGCAGAAGACACCATGGATGCCCTCACCACCTATGCCGAGCGCCTGCCCGCTGAATTCAGCGTACTGCTGATGCGCGATGCTGTCTGCCAGAATACGGATGTGGTGAACACCCCGGCCTTCAACCGCTGGGCAGAAAAAAACGCGGAAGTTCTGCTTTAA
- a CDS encoding LarC family nickel insertion protein gives MKILYYDCFAGISGDMNLAAMIDLGVSPDYLKAELAKLAIDDEFALQCQPEKCNGIQGTQVYVHLNGQQLGHAHRHEHTHGHEHEHGHTHTGAPDRVHDHSLVEAGHLPHRNLADIAAIITQSALADPVKQTSLSIFRRIAEAEAKVHGKALEDVHFHEVGATDSIVDIVGAAIGFHALGVDAVWSSPLELGGGFVRCMHGMMPVPAPATVEILHGIPTTRGGVEHEATTPTGAAIIAALAVAFTAAPAMTTLSTGYGIGHRRTERPNMLRVHLAEADEAAVAGPAR, from the coding sequence ATGAAGATACTGTATTACGATTGTTTTGCCGGAATCAGCGGCGATATGAATCTGGCCGCCATGATTGATCTTGGGGTCAGCCCCGATTACCTGAAGGCCGAACTGGCAAAGCTCGCCATTGATGACGAGTTTGCGCTCCAGTGTCAGCCAGAAAAGTGTAATGGCATTCAGGGGACGCAGGTTTATGTGCACTTGAACGGCCAACAGCTCGGGCACGCACATAGGCATGAGCATACCCACGGGCACGAGCATGAACACGGACATACGCATACTGGTGCGCCTGACCGCGTGCATGACCACAGCCTCGTGGAAGCCGGGCACCTGCCGCACAGAAATCTGGCCGACATCGCGGCAATTATCACGCAAAGCGCGCTGGCAGACCCGGTTAAGCAGACGAGCCTGAGTATTTTTCGCCGCATTGCCGAGGCAGAAGCCAAGGTGCATGGCAAGGCTCTGGAAGACGTGCATTTTCATGAGGTTGGCGCTACGGATTCCATTGTGGACATTGTGGGCGCGGCTATCGGTTTTCATGCTCTGGGCGTTGATGCCGTGTGGTCTTCGCCCCTGGAGCTTGGCGGCGGCTTTGTGCGCTGCATGCACGGCATGATGCCAGTTCCTGCTCCGGCGACAGTCGAGATTCTTCATGGCATCCCCACCACGCGCGGCGGGGTGGAGCATGAGGCCACAACTCCAACGGGGGCGGCCATTATTGCCGCTCTGGCTGTCGCCTTCACGGCAGCCCCGGCCATGACTACCTTGAGCACGGGATACGGCATTGGGCATCGCCGTACCGAGCGGCCCAATATGCTGCGGGTGCATCTTGCGGAAGCGGACGAAGCCGCAGTCGCTGGCCCTGCCAGATGA
- a CDS encoding aldo/keto reductase translates to MDKNDTSSGVSRRRLLQAAGAGVAGGAVLYGLDKLRLLPSFEQPKPVPPAEKMTCRVNPKNGDKVSLLGFGCMRFPMLPGADSPTGPDVNEQGAFALVDYAIAHGVNYFDTAWPYHRGVSESVIGKALQRYPRESFYLADKMPTFLMPTREQAREIFEKQLEKCKVEYFDYYLLHAIQSVEAYQTVYEKNGVLEYLLEEKKNGRIRNIGWSFHGNAPTLEYLLSRDVAWDFAMVQLNYHDMLHEYKIAPNQAKFIPKDPAPTQWMFEKMQQSGLPLIVMEPLLGGRLARLNKKALAILQAERPEASGASWAFRYVAGLPNVITMLSGMTYMEHLQDNLRALAPYEPLSEREMEVLQAALNVFLTQSNIRCTTCGYCMPCPYGVDIPSVFAHFNRCLDDELIPKGTRDPDYEKARRAYLVEYERSVPELRQAARCTGCGKCLTHCPQMIAIPDEMARLGKFVENLRTRQG, encoded by the coding sequence ATGGACAAGAATGATACGTCTTCCGGGGTATCGCGCCGCCGTCTTTTGCAGGCGGCAGGGGCAGGCGTTGCAGGGGGCGCTGTGCTCTACGGGCTGGACAAGCTGCGCCTTTTGCCCAGTTTTGAGCAGCCAAAGCCTGTGCCGCCTGCGGAAAAAATGACTTGCCGCGTCAATCCCAAAAATGGCGACAAGGTATCGCTGCTGGGTTTTGGCTGCATGCGCTTTCCCATGCTGCCGGGTGCAGACAGCCCCACCGGGCCGGATGTGAACGAGCAGGGGGCCTTCGCGCTGGTGGACTACGCCATTGCCCACGGAGTGAACTATTTTGATACGGCGTGGCCCTACCATCGCGGCGTTTCAGAAAGCGTCATCGGCAAGGCCTTGCAGCGTTATCCCCGCGAAAGCTTTTATCTGGCCGACAAAATGCCTACCTTCCTTATGCCCACAAGGGAGCAGGCCAGGGAAATTTTTGAAAAGCAGCTTGAAAAATGCAAGGTAGAATACTTCGATTACTATCTGCTGCACGCGATTCAGTCTGTTGAAGCCTATCAGACCGTTTATGAAAAGAACGGCGTGCTCGAATATCTGCTTGAAGAGAAAAAGAACGGCCGCATCCGCAACATTGGCTGGTCGTTTCACGGCAATGCGCCCACGCTTGAATATCTGCTCTCGCGTGATGTCGCGTGGGATTTTGCCATGGTGCAGCTCAATTATCACGACATGCTGCACGAATACAAAATAGCGCCCAATCAGGCAAAGTTCATTCCCAAAGACCCTGCGCCCACGCAGTGGATGTTTGAAAAAATGCAGCAAAGCGGCCTGCCGCTGATAGTCATGGAGCCTCTACTGGGTGGCCGGCTTGCCCGGCTGAACAAAAAGGCGCTTGCCATCCTTCAGGCTGAAAGACCCGAGGCCTCGGGCGCATCATGGGCTTTCAGGTATGTGGCGGGCTTGCCCAACGTGATCACCATGCTGAGCGGTATGACCTATATGGAGCACCTTCAGGACAACCTGCGGGCGTTGGCCCCTTACGAGCCGCTTTCCGAACGCGAAATGGAAGTTCTACAGGCGGCGCTTAATGTTTTTCTGACCCAGTCAAACATCCGCTGCACCACATGCGGCTATTGCATGCCATGCCCCTATGGCGTGGATATCCCGTCTGTATTTGCCCATTTTAACCGCTGCCTTGATGATGAGCTGATCCCCAAGGGAACGCGCGACCCTGACTATGAAAAGGCCCGCCGGGCCTACCTTGTGGAATATGAACGTTCTGTTCCCGAATTGCGGCAGGCGGCGCGCTGCACAGGGTGCGGCAAATGCCTCACGCATTGCCCGCAGATGATCGCCATCCCGGATGAAATGGCCCGCCTGGGCAAGTTTGTTGAAAATCTGAGAACAAGGCAGGGATAG
- a CDS encoding VWA-like domain-containing protein, translating into MHTFENQHPDQQKAVPTITDATLAAQHCITRARAALVMEHPFFGSLALRLRYKADPSCADMWTDGKTLGYNPAFSTALSQKSLVGAMAHEVLHLAFGHHLRRKGRNAKLWNRACDLAINHILVESGFTLPQGFAHNPAYAGMNADEIFDALASLQDAPTNKGAQNAQVAQGVEQTEGAGATAFDGGKQTEQPEQPTPPQGAQNSEQQKDADADPQSAAGNKAAARREKGRPEQSEGTTSFTGEVQDHPDAQGMQNDQALKAAEQEADIAMMQAMQRARNMGSMPAGLARQLDRAWRPKLDWRTLLQRFLEQCAQNDYSWTTPNRRYLYQNIYLPARREARLPHVALAVDCSGSVDEQALAMFCAELTTVLEAYDTTLTVLFHDTKVQKTLTLTRMDIPASLAPVGGGGTDYRPVCAHIEDERLAPTCLIWFTDLECDRYPAEPEYPVLWICSAPHEQQPPFGQVICLTEPAAALGTV; encoded by the coding sequence ATGCACACATTCGAGAACCAGCATCCAGACCAGCAAAAGGCAGTCCCCACCATCACAGATGCAACCCTGGCAGCCCAGCACTGCATCACGCGCGCAAGGGCAGCTCTGGTCATGGAGCATCCCTTCTTCGGCTCTCTGGCCCTGCGCTTGCGCTACAAGGCAGACCCCTCCTGCGCGGATATGTGGACAGACGGCAAAACCCTTGGCTACAACCCGGCATTTTCCACCGCCCTTTCGCAAAAATCGCTGGTGGGGGCAATGGCGCACGAGGTTCTGCATCTGGCCTTCGGCCATCATCTGCGCCGTAAAGGGCGCAATGCAAAACTGTGGAACCGCGCCTGCGATCTGGCAATCAACCACATTTTGGTGGAGTCAGGCTTTACCCTGCCTCAGGGTTTTGCGCACAATCCGGCCTATGCGGGCATGAATGCGGATGAAATCTTTGACGCATTGGCAAGCCTGCAAGACGCCCCCACCAACAAGGGCGCGCAAAACGCGCAGGTTGCGCAGGGCGTGGAACAGACAGAAGGCGCTGGCGCAACCGCCTTTGATGGCGGCAAGCAGACCGAGCAACCGGAGCAGCCCACCCCGCCGCAAGGCGCACAAAACAGCGAGCAGCAAAAAGACGCGGACGCCGACCCGCAATCCGCCGCTGGCAACAAGGCCGCAGCCAGGCGCGAAAAAGGCCGCCCGGAGCAATCAGAGGGCACAACCAGCTTCACCGGCGAGGTGCAGGATCACCCCGATGCGCAAGGCATGCAGAACGATCAGGCCCTCAAGGCCGCCGAGCAGGAGGCGGATATAGCCATGATGCAGGCCATGCAGCGCGCCCGCAACATGGGCAGCATGCCCGCAGGTCTGGCCCGGCAGCTTGACCGGGCGTGGCGGCCCAAGCTGGACTGGCGCACGCTTTTACAGCGCTTTTTGGAGCAGTGCGCACAAAACGACTATTCGTGGACTACGCCCAACCGCCGCTATCTGTACCAGAACATCTACCTGCCTGCCCGGCGGGAGGCCCGCCTGCCCCACGTGGCGCTGGCTGTGGACTGCTCCGGTTCTGTGGACGAGCAGGCGCTGGCCATGTTTTGCGCAGAGCTTACAACCGTGCTTGAGGCCTACGACACCACGCTCACAGTGCTGTTTCACGATACCAAGGTGCAGAAAACCCTCACGCTTACGCGTATGGACATCCCCGCCAGCCTAGCACCTGTGGGGGGCGGCGGTACGGATTACCGCCCTGTGTGCGCGCATATTGAAGACGAGCGCCTGGCCCCCACCTGTCTGATCTGGTTTACCGATCTGGAGTGCGACCGCTACCCCGCCGAGCCGGAATACCCGGTACTGTGGATTTGCAGTGCGCCGCACGAGCAACAGCCGCCATTCGGACAGGTGATATGTCTGACGGAACCAGCAGCCGCACTGGGCACGGTCTGA
- a CDS encoding flavodoxin family protein — translation MKNILIFCGSPRKGGNSDLLCEQFMAGAQEAGHRVEKIFVQEHKIAPCLGCGYCQSHEGVCVQKDGMETMLEKMIKADVLVLASPVYFYSVSAQIKALMDRTVARYTEIKNKIMYYIIAAADTDLSHMERTIECFRGFAYCLEGSVEKGVVYGVGAWNKGDIKGSPSMKQAFELGKNV, via the coding sequence ATGAAAAACATCCTGATTTTTTGCGGCAGCCCACGCAAGGGCGGCAATTCTGATCTGCTGTGTGAGCAGTTCATGGCTGGAGCGCAGGAGGCAGGCCATAGGGTGGAAAAGATTTTTGTGCAGGAGCATAAAATCGCTCCGTGTCTTGGCTGTGGATACTGCCAGAGCCATGAGGGCGTTTGCGTGCAAAAGGACGGCATGGAAACCATGCTGGAAAAAATGATCAAGGCTGATGTTCTTGTGCTGGCCTCGCCCGTGTATTTCTATTCTGTGAGCGCGCAGATAAAAGCCCTCATGGACAGGACGGTTGCTCGCTACACTGAAATCAAGAACAAGATCATGTATTACATTATTGCCGCTGCGGACACTGACTTGTCGCACATGGAGCGAACCATCGAGTGCTTCAGGGGTTTTGCCTACTGCCTTGAAGGATCGGTGGAAAAGGGCGTTGTGTACGGCGTCGGCGCGTGGAACAAGGGTGATATAAAGGGCTCCCCCAGCATGAAGCAGGCTTTTGAGCTGGGCAAAAACGTGTAG
- a CDS encoding AraC family transcriptional regulator, translating into MPQQDKDKCDMLNIQRQALARDIARQTEQNHRLETAVPGLVLVRYEAPTQPASCIYEPTICLVAQGAKRVMLGGEEYLYDANHYLISSVGLPVVANVVEASPEVPLLGMVLKLDMRMLAQMMVDSNLPVSRAAKSGRGMRVSEVCMPLLNAFQRLLDLHNNPQDIAVLSPLIHKEILYRLLLGEQGHYLRQIVAAGSHGFQIAQAIDWLKKNYVQPLKIDSLARQIGMSTSTFHLHFRAMTSMSPLQYQKWMRLHEARRLMFMEHLDATSAAFQVGYESPSQFSREYRRQFGTPPLRDIKGLISTQSDCASGSHKTM; encoded by the coding sequence ATGCCTCAGCAAGACAAAGATAAATGCGACATGCTGAATATTCAGCGGCAGGCGCTGGCCCGCGACATTGCCCGCCAGACCGAGCAAAACCACCGTCTGGAAACGGCAGTGCCGGGGCTTGTGCTTGTGCGGTACGAAGCGCCGACCCAGCCCGCAAGCTGCATATACGAGCCAACTATCTGCCTTGTTGCTCAGGGTGCCAAGCGCGTTATGCTGGGGGGCGAAGAATATCTGTATGATGCCAACCACTACCTGATTTCATCTGTCGGCCTGCCCGTAGTGGCAAACGTGGTGGAGGCCAGCCCGGAAGTTCCGCTTCTGGGCATGGTGCTCAAGCTTGATATGCGCATGCTGGCCCAAATGATGGTGGACAGCAATCTGCCGGTTTCACGCGCGGCAAAATCCGGGCGCGGCATGCGGGTCAGCGAGGTGTGCATGCCCTTGCTCAACGCCTTTCAGCGGCTGCTTGACCTGCACAACAACCCGCAAGACATTGCCGTGCTCTCCCCGCTGATTCACAAAGAGATACTTTACCGACTTCTGCTGGGCGAACAGGGGCATTATCTGCGCCAGATTGTGGCAGCTGGCAGCCACGGCTTCCAGATCGCACAGGCCATTGACTGGCTCAAGAAAAACTACGTGCAGCCCTTGAAGATAGACAGCCTTGCCAGACAGATAGGCATGAGCACCTCGACCTTCCATCTTCATTTTCGCGCCATGACCAGCATGAGCCCGCTGCAATACCAAAAGTGGATGCGTCTGCACGAGGCCAGACGGCTCATGTTCATGGAGCACCTGGACGCCACCAGCGCCGCCTTTCAGGTGGGGTACGAAAGCCCCTCGCAATTCAGCCGCGAATATCGCCGCCAGTTCGGCACCCCGCCCCTGCGCGATATAAAGGGCCTGATCAGCACCCAGAGCGACTGCGCTTCCGGCAGCCACAAGACAATGTGA